The sequence CCCCCGTGTGATGTGCTTGAGTGTTTTATTATTCGCCAGGACTTCATCGATTCTTCCCTTATTTTCCGAGGGGTTTCGGTGGCTTTTTATTTTTTTATGGAGAGTTTGATCCTGGCTCAGGATGAACGCTGGCGGCGTGCTTAACACATGCAAGTCGAACGATGAAGCCCAGCTTGCTGGGTGGATTAGTGGCGAACGGGTGAGTAACACGTGAGTAACCTGCCCCCGACTCTGGGATAAGCCCGGGAAACTGGGTCTAATACCGGATATTACCTCTTGCCGCATGGCAGGTGGTGGAAAGATTTATCGGTGGGGGATGGACTCGCGGCCTATCAGCTTGTTGGTGAGGTAATGGCTCACCAAGGCGACGACGGGTAGCCGGCCTGAGAGGGTGACCGGCCACACTGGGACTGAGACACGGCCCAGACTCCTACGGGAGGCAGCAGTGGGGAATATTGCACAATGGGCGAAAGCCTGATGCAGCGACGCCGCGTGAGGGATGACGGCCTTCGGGTTGTAAACCTCTTTCAGTAGGGAAGAAGCGAAAGTGACGGTACCTGCAGAAGAAGCGCCGGCTAACTACGTGCCAGCAGCCGCGGTAATACGTAGGGCGCAAGCGTTATCCGGATTTATTGGGCGTAAAGAGCTCGTAGGCGGTTTGTCGCGTCTGCCGTGAAAGTCCGAGGCTCAACCTCGGATCTGCGGTGGGTACGGGCAGACTAGAGTGATGTAGGGGAGACTGGAATTCCTGGTGTAGCGGTGAAATGCGCAGATATCAGGAGGAACACCGATGGCGAAGGCAGGTCTCTGGGCATTTACTGACGCTGAGGAGCGAAAGCATGGGGAGCGAACAGGATTAGATACCCTGGTAGTCCATGCCGTAAACGTTGGGCACTAGGTGTGGGGGACATTCCACGTTTTCCGCGCCGTAGCTAACGCATTAAGTGCCCCGCCTGGGGAGTACGGCCGCAAGGCTAAAACTCAAAGGAATTGACGGGGGCCCGCACAAGCGGCGGAGCATGCGGATTAATTCGATGCAACGCGAAGAACCTTACCAAGGCTTGACATGTGCCAGACCGCTTCAGAGATGGAGTTTCCCTTCGGGGCTGGTTCACAGGTGGTGCATGGTTGTCGTCAGCTCGTGTCGTGAGATGTTGGGTTAAGTCCCGCAACGAGCGCAACCCTCGTTCCATGTTGCCAGCACGTAGTGGTGGGGACTCATGGGAGACTGCCGGGGTCAACTCGGAGGAAGGTGGGGATGACGTCAAATCATCATGCCCCTTATGTCTTGGGCTTCACGCATGCTACAATGGCCGGTACAATGGGTTGCGATACTGTGAGGTGGAGCTAATCCCTAAAAGCCGGTCTCAGTTCGGATTGGGGTCTGCAACTCGACCCCATGAAGTCGGAGTCGCTAGTAATCGCAGATCAGCAACGCTGCGGTGAATACGTTCCCGGGCCTTGTACACACCGCCCGTCAAGTCACGAAAGTTGGTAACACCCGAAGCCGATGGCCTAACCACCTTGTGTGGGGGGAGTCGTCGAAGGTGGGACTGGCGATTGGGACTAAGTCGTAACAAGGTAGCCGTACCGGAAGGTGCGGCTGGATCACCTCCTTTCTAAGGAGCTAACCATTATTGGTTGCCCGTGTCTGTGCCCGAGTGTGGTGCAGGCGGGTTGCTCATGGGTGGAATATCAATGGACTCAGTACTGGAAAGCGTGCACGCTGGTGTCATCCCAATGTGGGTGGTGCGTTCGTGTGCGGGGTACTGGCTGTGGCTGCAGGGTGTTTGCGCATCTGCGAGTACGCGTTTGGGGGGTCTTTGGCTTCTTGGGTGCTGGAAAGCGGTGTGCGGGTGTTGTGCGGTTTGTATGGTTTGGCATGCTGTTGGGTTTTGAGGCAACAAGCCTCCGTGCCTGTGGGTTGGGTGTTGGTCGGGTTCTCCGCTTTGTGTGGGGGGTTTGGCTGGTGCGTGGCTTGTGGGTGGCGGGGTTCTTGGTGTTTCGGTGTTTGTCCTGTGTTTGCTGCAGGTGCGCTGGTGTGGTGGCGGTTTTGTGCTGTTGCCCGGGTGTGCTTGCGGGGGTGCGGGGTTGTTGTTTGGGAACTGTATAGTGAACGCGAGCATCTTGCAGATGAGATGAGCTTGGGGGTCCTTTTCCTTGGATTCTTGGGTGTTTGAGTCTTGTCTGCGTGATTTTGTTAGATTGTTTTATTGCTCAATTCTGAGAACTTTGATTTGTGTTGAAGTTTTTAAGGGCGCACGGTGGATGCCTTGGCATCAAGAGCCGATGAAGGACGTGGGAATCTGCGATAAGCCTGGTGGAGTCGATAACCGGACGTTGAGACCAGGATTTCCGAATGGGGGAACCCCGCACCATGTTATGTGGTGTGACCTGCAGCTGAATGTATAGGCTGTGTGGAGGGAACGCGGGGAAGTGAAACATCTCAGTACCCGCAGGAAGAGAAAACAATAGTGATTCCGTTAGTAGTGGCGAGCGAACGCGGATGGGGCTAAACCGGTTGGTGTGTGATAGCGGATAGGCGTTGCATCATCGGGGTTGTGGGGTTGACATGTACCAGCGCTATCTTGCTGGTGGGATGAGGTGCAGGCGTATAGGTGAATCGGTTGGAATGCCGGACCAGAGAGGGTGATAGTCCCGTAGGTGTAATGCGTGTCTGCCGTTCTAGTGTTGATACCCGAGTAGCACGGGGCCCGTGAAACCTTGTGTGAATCTGCCAGGACCACCTGGTAAGCCTGAATACTACTTGATGACCGATAGTGAATCAGTACCGTGAGGGAATGGTGAAAAGTACCCCGGGAGGGGAGTGAAATAGTACCTGAAACCGTGCGCTTACAATCCGTTAGAGCCTGGGACTTGTTCCTGGGTGATGGCGTGCCTTTTGAAGAATGAGCCTGCGAGTTAGTGTTACGTCGCGAGGTTAACCCGTGTGGGGAAGCCGTAGCGAAAGCGAGTCTGAATAGGGCGTTTGAGTGGCGTGATCTAGACCCGAAGCGAAGTGATCTACCCATGGCCAGGTTGAAGCGCGTGTAAGAGCGTGTGGAGGACCGAACCCACTTCAGTTGAAAATGGAGGGGATGAGCTGTGGGTAGGGGTGAAAGGCCAATCAAACTTCGTGATAGCTGGTTCTCCCCGAAATGCATTTAGGTGCAGCGTTGCGTGTTTCTTACTGGAGGTAGAGCTACTGGATAGGCGATGGGCCCTACAAGGTTACTGACCTTAGCCAAACTCCGAATGCCGGTAAGTGAGAGCGCAGCAGTGAGACTGTGGGGGATAAGCTTCATAGTCGAGAGGGAAACAGCCCAGAACGCCAACTAAGGCCCCTAAGCGTGTGCTAAGTGGAAAAGGATGTGGAGTTGCTGTGACAACCAGGAGGTTGGCTTAGAAGCAGCCACCCTTGAAAGAGTGCGTAATAGCTCACTGGTCAAGTGATTCCGCGCCGATAATGTAGCGGGGCTCAAGCACACCGCCGAAGTTGCGTCATTCAAATATTTGCCTGGCTTTTGTTGGGCGTTTGGATGGGTAGGGGAGCGTCGTATAGCGGGTGAAGTCGCGGTGGAAACCAGCGGTGGACGCTATACGAGTGAGAATGCAGGCATGAGTAGCGAATGACGGGTGAGAAACCCGTCCGCCGAATGATCAAGGGTTCCAGGGTTAAGCTAATCTGCCCTGGGTTAGTCGGGACCTAAGGCGAGGCCGACAGGCGTAGTCGATGGACAACGGGTTGATATTCCCGTACCGGCGAAGGACCGCCCATACCAAGCTGTGGATGCTAACCATGATGGATCATGGCTGTTGCGGCCTTCGGGCTGCTGGTTGTGTGATGTGGTGGGAACCGATGCAGTGAGGTCAGCGTATTAACAGGTGTGACGCAGGAAGGTAGCCGAGCCAGGCAATGGAATTGACCTGGTCCAAGGGTGTAGGAAGAGTGGTTGGCAAATCCGCCGCTCAGATATTCTGAGACCTGATAGGCGCCCGCTTTGGCGGGTGATTCGGTGATCCTATGCTGCCTAGAAAAGCATCGGCGCGAGGTCCAAGTCCGCCCGTACCCCAAACCGACACAGGTGATCAGGTAGAGAATACTAAGGCGATCGAGAGAATCATGGTTAAGGAACTCGGCAAAATGCCCCCGTAACTTCGGAAGAAGGGGGGCCTGCCTCGTGATCGGCTCTTGCAGCTGTGAGCGGGTGTGGGCCGCAGAGACCAGGGGGAAGCGACTGTTTACTAAAAACACAGGTCCGTGCGAAGTCGCAAGACGATGTATACGGACTGACTCCTGCCCGGTGCTGGAAGGTTAAGAGGACTGGTTAGCACTTTGGTGCGAAGCTGAGAATTTAAGCCCCAGTAAACGGCGGTGGTAACTATAACCATCCTAAGGTAGCGAAATTCCTTGTCGGGTAAGTTCCGACCTGCACGAATGGAGTAACGACTTCCCCGCTGTCTCAACCATGAACTCGGCGAAATTGCAGTACGAGTAAAGATGCTCGTTACGCGCAGCAGGACGGAAAGACCCCGAGACCTTTACTATAGTTTGGTATTGGTGTTCGGTGCAGCTTGTGTAGGATAGGTGGGAGACTGTGAAGCTTGGACGCTAGTTCAGGTGGAGTCATCGTTGAAATACCACTCTGGCTGTACCGGTCACCTAACTTCGGACCATGATCTGGTTCAGGGACAGTGCCTGATGGGTAGTTTAACTGGGGCGGTTGCCTCCTAAAATGTAACGGAGGCGCCCAAAGGTTCCCTCAGCCTGGTTGGCAATCAGGTGTCGAGTGTAAGTGCACAAGGGAGCTTGACTGTGAGAGTGACAGCTCGAGCAGGGACGAAAGTCGGGACTAGTGATCCGGCGGCACCTCGTGGAAGGGCCGTCGCTCAACGGATAAAAGGTACCTCGGGGATAACAGGCTGATCTTGCCCAAGAGTCCATATCGACGGCATGGTTTGGCACCTCGATGTCGGCTCGTCGCATCCTGGGGCTGGAGTAGGTCCCAAGGGTTGGGCTGTTCGCCCATTAAAGCGGTACGCGAGCTGGGTTTAGAACGTCGTGAGACAGTTCGGTCCCTATCCGCTGCGCGCGTTGGAAATTTGAGAAGGGCTGTCCTTAGTACGAGAGGACCGGGACGGACGAACCTCTGGTGTGTCAGTTGTACTGCCAAGTGCATCGCTGATTAGCTACGTTTGGAAGGGATAACCGCTGAAAGCATCTAAGCGGGAAGCCTGCTTCGAGATGAGATTTCCATGCACCTTGAGTGTGAGAGGCCCCCAGCTAGACCACTGGGTTGATAGGCAGGATGTGGAAGCAAGGACTAAAGACTTGTGGAGCTGACCTGTACTAATAGGCCGATGACTTTCAACACACAATATTCACAATATTTTACTGGCATGATCATTATGCTGTTCGCGTTCACTATACGGTTACGAGACAACAACCTCAAACCGAAAAATACATGGCTTTTGCATGACACCGGAAAACATGACCAAGATGATTGGTTTGTGTGCTTCGTGATTGTTACGGCGGTCATAGCGTGGGGGAAACGCCCGGTCCCATACCGAACCCGGAAGCTAAGGCCCACTGCGCCGATGGTACTGCACTCGTGAGGGTGTGGGAGAGTAGGTCACCGCCGGACTTAACTTGAGTTGAATGGTTTGAGGCCCTGGAACACAATGCGTGTTCCAGGGCCTCACCTGTTTAACCAGTAGTAGGGGTCAGGCTGTGATGCTTGGCCTCTTTCCGCTATTTAAAACAGGACTTGAAGACTCTGCTGCTATCGGGGCTATAGGCAATAAAGTGTGTCTGAAAACCTGATCCTGCCCCGGAAAGCCGGGGCAGGATCAAGGTTCACATGGGTATTGAATCCATAAGTGTGAAGCTTACTGGACAATCCCATACTTGTATTATCTGTCATTCCCGACTGAAGAAAAACGGAACCACCTCCAAAGGAACCCAGCGCTGGCGCTGCATCACCTGCAATGCCAGCACCGTTTTCAAACGCGAAGACACCACCGCCCGCAACCAACTCACCGGCTTCGTCACCTGGCTGATGAGCAAACATTCCCAAGCCGAATTCGGCGGCGGAACCGGCCGCACCTTCCGGCATCAGACCGCTTGGTGCTGGAACGTGCACCCCTACCTGCATCACACCGGCGAGGTCTTCGACGAGATCCAAGTCGACGGCATCTATCTGCGCCAAGGCTGGTGCCTGCTGATCGCCATCGCTCACGGACGTGTCATCGGATGGCAGTGGTGCGACCGCGAAAAAGCCGAGGCGTGGACCGTGTTGCTGCAGCATTTCCCCGAACCAAAAGTCGTGGTGACCGACGGCGGATCAGGCTTGATGAAAGCGCTCAAAGAGTTCTGGCCGAACGTGAAAATTCAACGCTGCTTGGTGCATATCCAGCGCAACGTGCGCACCTACCTGACCCTGAATCCGCGTTTGCCTGCAGGGAAGTCGTTACGTCGTTTGAGCCTGAAACTCACGAAAATCCGGACGCAGGAAGCTGCGGCAGAATGGATTGCCGCCTTCGCTGCGTGGCATGCCGAAAACCACGAGCTGATCAATGAACGCACCTACGCTGCTGACTGGTCCGGTGCTTGGCCGCGGGGCCTGCGACGCAACCGCAAGTGGTGGTACACCCACGATCGGCTACGCAGCGCCTACGAGTCGATGAACAAAGCCCTGCGACGCGGGCATCTGTTCACCTACCTGGACAAGGACCTGAACGGCTTGGGAATCAACGCGACGACGAACATGATTGAAGGTGCGGTGAATTCCGGCATCCGGGCCATGATTTTCTATCACCGCGGGATGCCCATTGAGCATCGCCGGCGGGCGTGCGAGTGGTTCTGCTGGACTCATGCGGATGAAGGAAACCGCCCGGCCTTGCGGACACTGTTGCGTCCGGAGCATTACACTCCCGAAACGAAGAAGAAGGCGCAGCACATGGTTGACGAAGCACCAATCGGCCCGGAGCTTTATGGCACCGGCCCCAGCGCTGAGGATGGGCAATTCATTCGCAGTGGTTGGATGAGAAATATCTACTAGAGCAGGGTTTTAAGGTTGTCTGGCCCGGGAACACGCCCGGGCCAGACACACTTTATTGCCTATAGCCCTGCTATCGTTCCTAGCCAACACTGATATAGCTAGTTCTTAGGATCATCGGTTTTGGAAGTTCCTTGTAGCGTGCACTGAGTGTCTTGCCACATTAGAGCTGTTTCCCTAGGGTGGGACTCGTGCCTCCCGTAGACTTGAAGATAGATGTACACGTCTTTCTGGACGTGCTAAATAGTTAATAGTGAAGTGTTTTGCAAAGGCAAACACGAAGGTTGCGGTATTGAGATAGCCGCTGAAGGGGACATTAAATGTCTAACGAATTCCGCCGAAACTCCGATAACGGACGAGGCGACTTCCGGAACTCAGATTCAAACCGCAACAACTCCCGCGATGGCTTCAAGCGTCGCGAAGATCGTGGCGATTTCAAGCGCGATGATAACCGTGGTGGTGGCTTCAAGCGCGATGATAACCGTGGTGGTGGCTTCAAGCGCGATGACAACCGTGGTGGTGGCTTCAAGCGCGATGACAACCGCGGTGGTGGCTTCCGCAGCGATCGCAATGATGATCGCGGTGGGTTCCGTGGCGAGCGTCGTGACGACAACCGTGCCGGCGGCTTCAAGCGCGATGACAACCGCGGTGGTGGCTTCAAGCGTGACGATAACCGCGGTGGTGGCTTCCGCAGCGATCGTAACGATGACCGTGGTGGCTTCAAGCGCGATGACAACCGCGGTGGTGGCTTCCGCGGCGATCGCAATGATGATCGCGGTGGGTTCCGTGGCGAGCGTCGTGACGACAACCGTGCCGGCGGCTTCAAGCGCGATGACAACCGCGGTGGTGGCTTCAAGCGTGACGATAACCGCGGTGGTGGCTTCCGCAGCGATCGTAACGATGACCGTGGTGGCTTCAAGCGTGATGACAACCGCGGTGGTGGCTTCCGCGGCGATCGTAACGATGACCGTGGTGGCTTCAAGCGTGATGATAACCGTGGCGGTGGCTTCAAGCGTGATGATAACCGTGGCGGTGGCTTCAAGCGCAACGATGATCGTGGTGGCTTCCGCAGCGATCGCAATGATGATCGTGGTGGCTTCAAGCGTGATGATAGCCGTGGTGGCTTCCGTGGCGAACGTCGCGATGACAACCGTGGTGGCGGTTTCAAGCGCAATGATGATCGCGGTGGCTTCAAGCGCGACGACAACCGTGGTGGTGGCTTCCGCAGCGATCGCAATGATGATCGCGGCGGTTTCAAGCGTGAGGATAACCGCGGTGGCGGTTTCAAGCGCAATGATGATCGCGGTGGCTTCAAGCGCGACGACAACCGTGGCGGTGGGTTCCGTGGCGATCGCAATGATGATCGCGGCGGTTTCAAGCGCGACGACAACCGTGGTGGTGGCTTCCGTGGCGATCGCAATGATGATCGCGGTGGCTTCAAGCGCGACGACAACCGTGGCGGTGGCTTCCGTGGCGATCGCAATGACGATCGCGGCGGTTTCAAGCGTGGCGATAACCGCGGTGGCGGCTTCAACCGCGACGACAACCGTGGCGGTGGCTTCCGTGGTGAGCGTCGCGACGACAACCGCGGTGGTGGCTTCAACCGCCCTGACGACCGTCGCTCGCAGGGCGAACGCCCAGCACGCGAGGATCGCTTTGCCGACAAGCGCGGCGACGCACCACGTGCCCACAACCCGGGCGATCTGCGTATTTCGAACCGTGCAGACCGCGAGCAGTCCCCAGATATCGATGAGGACGTTACCGGTAAGGAGCTGGACCGCGTAGCCCGCGCTCAGCTGCGCTACCTCGAAGAGCGTTCGGCTAGCTGGGTTGCCAAGCACTTGGTGATGGCCGGCCGTCTGCTGGAAGAAGATCCAGAGCTGGCATACGAGCACACCCTGGCAGCATCGCGCCGTGGCGGTCGTGTAGCAGTAGTCCGCGAAGCCGTAGGCATCGCTGCCTACCACGCCGGCAAGTACGCCGACGCGCTGCGCGAACTGCGTACCCACCGTCGTATTTCCGGTTCGGACTACAACCTGCCATTGATCGCTGACTCGCTGCGCGGCCTGGGCCGCCCAGAAAAGGCAATCGAACTGGCACAGTCCGAGGAATGCGCTAACCTGGAAACCGCCGTCAAGGTCGAAATGCAGATCGTGGCAGCCGGTTCCTACGGTGACCTGGGCAAGCTGGATAAGGCACTGGCCGAACTGGAGTCGCTGGAACAGCTGGACTTCAACCGCGCCTTCTCTTTCAGCC comes from Glutamicibacter arilaitensis Re117 and encodes:
- a CDS encoding IS256-like element ISAar5 family transposase — translated: MGIESISVKLTGQSHTCIICHSRLKKNGTTSKGTQRWRCITCNASTVFKREDTTARNQLTGFVTWLMSKHSQAEFGGGTGRTFRHQTAWCWNVHPYLHHTGEVFDEIQVDGIYLRQGWCLLIAIAHGRVIGWQWCDREKAEAWTVLLQHFPEPKVVVTDGGSGLMKALKEFWPNVKIQRCLVHIQRNVRTYLTLNPRLPAGKSLRRLSLKLTKIRTQEAAAEWIAAFAAWHAENHELINERTYAADWSGAWPRGLRRNRKWWYTHDRLRSAYESMNKALRRGHLFTYLDKDLNGLGINATTNMIEGAVNSGIRAMIFYHRGMPIEHRRRACEWFCWTHADEGNRPALRTLLRPEHYTPETKKKAQHMVDEAPIGPELYGTGPSAEDGQFIRSGWMRNIY
- a CDS encoding tetratricopeptide repeat protein translates to MAGRLLEEDPELAYEHTLAASRRGGRVAVVREAVGIAAYHAGKYADALRELRTHRRISGSDYNLPLIADSLRGLGRPEKAIELAQSEECANLETAVKVEMQIVAAGSYGDLGKLDKALAELESLEQLDFNRAFSFSPRLFTAYADLLSAAGRAEDAKRWNAQVEVAENALGIERETDSFIMDLAPEMDEEEETPRAKDLIDPAEAETEDAAQADSVEADAEADADADADDAEAEQTGIDEEDDLNEVVESDTDAIEADAEEDSSK